In Sphingobacterium thalpophilum, a genomic segment contains:
- a CDS encoding DoxX family protein, which translates to MNLIHKIEHWGDAHHPQWIDYLRIALGIVIFAKGVSFVNDRDVVQHMIEQSSFHLSSWGAVHYVVFTHLVGGLFLILGFQTRLASLLLFPVLVGAVFFVNITHGFSYLNSELWLSIVVFFLLIFFLWSWALENTP; encoded by the coding sequence ATGAACCTGATACACAAAATTGAGCATTGGGGCGATGCACATCACCCACAATGGATCGATTACCTAAGAATAGCCTTAGGGATCGTTATTTTTGCCAAAGGTGTAAGTTTCGTAAATGATAGGGATGTTGTTCAACACATGATTGAGCAAAGTAGTTTCCACTTATCATCGTGGGGTGCGGTTCACTATGTGGTTTTTACCCATTTGGTAGGCGGGCTGTTCCTTATCTTAGGTTTTCAAACCCGTTTAGCCTCATTACTATTATTTCCGGTATTGGTAGGGGCTGTATTTTTTGTTAATATCACCCACGGGTTTAGTTATTTGAATTCCGAATTGTGGCTTTCTATAGTCGTATTCTTTTTGCTGATCTTTTTTTTATGGTCATGGGCTCTGGAAAATACTCCCTAG
- a CDS encoding AEC family transporter yields the protein MVNFIMIAFCIAAGMLLKRTNLIHSEAHKGINTWILYFALPAVSFKYIPKIVWSSQLLFPVFSAILVWAGSWLFMEMYCRRKNYKQRSRSSLELAAGYSNTSFIGFPLIIAYFGEAQLPIAIICDQTTFILLSTAGLINALRANAQDGEAIDVKFMLRKLVSFPPLIGCITALMLSQLVDLSVAEPFFDKLVATVGPLALFSIGLQLKFDGWRQQISQISTAMSYKLILAPALVLLFALLLGVKGAVARISIFEAAMPTLVTSGIIAEQYHLNTKLVNLVIGFSIVVGLLTTAFWDFVIRLFFS from the coding sequence ATGGTCAATTTTATAATGATTGCATTTTGCATCGCGGCAGGGATGCTGTTAAAGCGAACAAATTTAATTCATTCCGAAGCACATAAAGGGATCAATACCTGGATTCTTTATTTTGCCCTTCCAGCGGTGTCTTTCAAATATATTCCGAAGATTGTATGGTCATCGCAATTACTGTTTCCGGTGTTTTCGGCAATCCTCGTTTGGGCAGGTAGTTGGTTATTTATGGAAATGTACTGTAGGCGTAAAAACTATAAACAGCGTTCGCGCAGTAGTTTGGAATTGGCCGCTGGTTATAGCAATACGTCCTTTATTGGCTTTCCATTGATCATCGCCTATTTTGGCGAAGCCCAGTTGCCGATTGCGATTATTTGCGACCAAACCACATTTATTCTACTTTCTACAGCTGGACTTATCAATGCACTGCGAGCGAATGCCCAAGATGGCGAGGCGATCGATGTCAAATTTATGCTTCGAAAGTTAGTCAGCTTTCCACCCCTGATCGGTTGTATAACAGCCTTAATGCTGTCGCAATTGGTTGATCTTTCAGTTGCCGAGCCTTTTTTTGATAAGCTGGTGGCGACCGTTGGACCCTTGGCCTTATTTTCTATTGGTTTACAGTTGAAGTTTGATGGTTGGCGACAACAGATTTCGCAGATCAGTACAGCGATGAGTTATAAATTGATTCTTGCCCCAGCATTGGTATTACTGTTTGCTTTACTACTTGGTGTAAAGGGCGCTGTTGCGCGGATCAGTATATTCGAAGCAGCTATGCCAACCTTGGTCACTTCGGGGATCATTGCCGAGCAATACCATCTGAATACCAAGCTGGTCAATCTGGTTATCGGTTTTAGTATTGTTGTGGGGCTGCTAACAACTGCATTTTGGGATTTTGTTATTCGACTTTTTTTCTCCTAA
- a CDS encoding AraC family transcriptional regulator, protein MRKKQFEPLRISEFIEDSFHLPPHEQNYYELVYIRSGKGTHVINRFELNYERGDVFLISPADKHYFNIEEKTHFLFILFTDTYFLQNKRNQKRYAWIMELMNDRGLKERKLDMDEHYRLIYTHILEAVRLYSHTTVSERSDWLFDQLVAIFGLFKEIAETQRLPQQHELYVDRSISAYIHQHIFSPEQLQVSLLAQKFNIAPSYFGTYFKKNFGSSLRAYINTYRIELIENRLKSKDYTLKQIAAELGFTDESHLSHFYKRARGFSPLHYRTQRTK, encoded by the coding sequence ATGCGCAAAAAACAGTTTGAGCCTTTGCGGATCAGTGAATTTATTGAGGATAGCTTTCATTTACCTCCACATGAGCAGAATTATTATGAGCTTGTTTATATTCGTTCAGGCAAAGGAACCCATGTGATCAACAGATTTGAACTGAACTATGAACGTGGTGATGTATTCTTAATTAGTCCGGCAGACAAGCATTATTTTAACATTGAAGAAAAGACACATTTTCTGTTTATTTTATTTACAGATACCTACTTCCTGCAGAATAAACGCAATCAAAAGCGCTATGCCTGGATTATGGAGCTGATGAACGACAGGGGATTAAAGGAACGCAAATTGGATATGGACGAGCATTATCGCCTGATTTACACTCATATCCTGGAAGCGGTCCGACTGTATAGTCATACCACAGTCAGCGAGCGTTCGGACTGGCTATTTGACCAACTCGTCGCGATCTTTGGGCTCTTCAAAGAAATAGCAGAGACGCAACGTTTACCCCAGCAGCATGAACTATATGTTGACCGATCGATTTCGGCTTACATTCATCAGCATATTTTTTCGCCCGAACAACTTCAGGTCAGCCTACTGGCTCAGAAATTCAATATTGCCCCATCCTATTTTGGGACCTACTTTAAGAAGAACTTCGGCAGCAGTTTAAGAGCGTATATCAATACCTACCGGATCGAACTCATCGAGAACAGACTTAAATCCAAAGATTATACCTTGAAACAAATTGCTGCAGAACTCGGATTTACCGACGAGAGCCATCTTTCCCATTTCTACAAACGCGCCAGGGGATTTAGTCCTTTACATTATCGAACTCAGCGGACTAAATAG
- a CDS encoding mechanosensitive ion channel domain-containing protein, giving the protein MAFDYLLPGKKINKIRSMKLGIVKHFIFVLSLLAFQLHGFAQDSVQVRKNQIGDRTANHSSLSRRSNVDSTRVGNDSLRNELRNDLRKVNLNFLSNIRTASMAELIAQLNEKSNGYLTTNAGSAKDSIALIKNSIHEEISQLKSIKGSISNYSNSLNVTADQIKTLINRYDISANNHSRAYQYLDNAQLKLAAKQDSLEAINRTIDELIAKNQRHLIRIETVHEMKSGNKKADSVTAKSSIWKANTAAISKDVILNNIRSNYSNNKSIDKYVNRTDWASRILLIVLGLGYCYWIVRVSYILRQNDPEHKLAIDAIVGKTIIFLLTLLPFVNFFTPSFILQASQLVIMLIFMFLLRHRMSGMQRKIAIILIVFYILDVFVNMIVSDDLFLRIVCIAFNLIALGLVSYTKRRIKNADSPGYISNFIYVIFAILNVTAITLNIIGHVEHSRSFSIACAVGLVQSFTLQYFSDMIKADVRNQFKKDRLTSGFWMRFNEQRTLAIITEILRIVCVLLAIIVLANNLQFIESLLALSETFFGKVRSIGSISFTLGNLGVAVLLLLVANWFQKNISLIVLGGEDGQLSQVYNQKMTLFPLFRLAIILIGFFMAISALGMSLDKLTVVIGALSVGIGLGMQNIINNFVSGIILVFDKPFRVGDQIELADKKGRVKEIGIRASVLKTGDGADVIIPNGDLLSGRVVNWTLSQEYSKTSFVLHIDRKADLDQAKQWIKDAMESSDHFIKDRDSGISIQDISAEMIYLSVSGWVNFAANASAFKNDVLLVLYKKFEAEGLKFYSVIPPKI; this is encoded by the coding sequence ATGGCATTTGACTACCTATTGCCAGGAAAGAAAATCAACAAAATTAGAAGTATGAAATTGGGCATTGTCAAGCATTTTATTTTTGTCTTAAGTCTCTTGGCTTTTCAGCTGCACGGATTTGCACAGGACTCCGTTCAGGTTCGGAAGAATCAGATAGGCGATCGCACGGCGAACCATAGCAGCCTAAGTAGACGGTCGAATGTGGATTCGACACGGGTTGGAAATGACTCACTGCGGAATGAGCTACGAAATGATCTGCGCAAAGTAAATCTAAACTTTTTATCCAATATTCGTACGGCTTCCATGGCCGAGCTTATCGCGCAGCTGAATGAAAAATCCAATGGCTACTTGACAACGAATGCTGGATCGGCTAAAGATAGTATTGCTTTAATAAAAAATAGTATCCATGAAGAAATCAGCCAGCTGAAGTCTATTAAAGGCAGTATCAGCAATTATTCCAATAGCCTCAATGTGACAGCAGATCAGATCAAAACGCTGATCAACCGCTATGATATCAGTGCCAATAATCACAGTAGAGCGTATCAATATCTCGACAATGCGCAGCTTAAACTAGCTGCAAAACAAGATTCGCTGGAGGCGATCAATCGGACGATTGATGAACTTATAGCTAAAAATCAACGTCATCTGATTCGGATCGAAACCGTTCACGAAATGAAAAGCGGAAACAAAAAAGCCGATTCCGTGACCGCTAAAAGTTCGATATGGAAAGCCAATACGGCAGCCATCTCTAAAGATGTGATCTTAAATAATATCCGGAGTAATTACAGTAACAATAAGTCGATAGACAAATATGTGAATCGGACAGATTGGGCGAGCCGTATCCTGTTGATTGTACTGGGATTGGGGTATTGCTACTGGATTGTACGGGTGTCTTATATCCTTCGGCAAAATGATCCTGAACATAAACTTGCGATTGATGCGATCGTTGGGAAAACCATTATTTTTCTCCTGACACTGTTGCCTTTTGTAAACTTCTTTACACCAAGTTTCATTTTGCAGGCTTCCCAATTGGTCATCATGTTAATCTTCATGTTTTTGCTCAGGCATCGCATGAGTGGAATGCAGCGTAAAATTGCCATTATCCTTATTGTATTCTATATCCTGGATGTATTTGTCAATATGATCGTAAGCGATGACCTGTTTTTACGTATCGTTTGTATTGCCTTCAATTTGATTGCTTTAGGATTGGTCAGTTATACGAAACGGCGTATAAAGAATGCGGATAGTCCGGGTTATATCAGTAATTTTATTTATGTGATTTTTGCTATACTCAACGTGACCGCAATTACACTGAATATTATCGGGCATGTGGAGCATTCACGTAGTTTTAGTATTGCCTGTGCTGTGGGGCTGGTGCAGTCTTTTACACTGCAGTATTTTTCGGATATGATTAAGGCGGATGTCCGCAATCAGTTTAAAAAAGATCGGCTGACTTCCGGTTTTTGGATGCGTTTCAACGAGCAGCGCACCTTGGCTATCATCACCGAAATTCTGCGTATTGTCTGTGTGCTTTTGGCGATCATTGTGCTGGCAAATAACTTACAGTTTATTGAAAGTTTATTGGCATTGAGCGAAACATTCTTCGGAAAAGTACGCAGCATCGGCAGCATCTCTTTTACCTTAGGAAATCTTGGTGTAGCGGTTTTACTGCTGTTGGTGGCCAATTGGTTTCAGAAAAATATTAGTTTGATCGTTCTTGGTGGTGAAGACGGTCAGCTCAGCCAGGTCTATAATCAGAAGATGACCTTATTTCCGCTCTTTCGCTTGGCCATTATTCTGATCGGTTTCTTTATGGCCATCTCGGCCCTGGGTATGAGTTTGGACAAACTTACGGTCGTGATTGGCGCATTGAGTGTTGGTATCGGACTCGGCATGCAGAATATCATCAATAATTTTGTCTCGGGCATAATTTTGGTTTTTGATAAGCCGTTTCGCGTTGGTGATCAAATTGAGCTTGCCGACAAAAAAGGGCGCGTCAAGGAAATCGGTATACGCGCCAGTGTTTTAAAAACAGGTGATGGTGCAGATGTCATTATTCCAAATGGTGATTTGCTGTCGGGAAGGGTTGTCAATTGGACCTTATCCCAAGAATACAGCAAGACAAGTTTTGTTCTCCATATCGATCGGAAAGCAGATTTGGACCAAGCCAAACAATGGATCAAAGACGCTATGGAAAGTAGTGACCATTTTATCAAGGATAGAGATAGCGGAATCAGTATACAGGACATCAGTGCTGAGATGATTTACCTGAGTGTTTCCGGCTGGGTAAATTTTGCTGCCAATGCTTCTGCCTTTAAAAATGATGTCTTACTTGTATTGTATAAGAAGTTTGAAGCTGAGGGCTTGAAGTTTTATAGCGTCATTCCACCCAAGATTTAG
- a CDS encoding radical SAM protein: protein MPVKNYTYYDYTISLCPTCLSRVGAKIIIEDEQVFMTKNCPDHGFFKTLIATDVDYYKNIRNYNKASETPLKFDNEVHYGCPYDCGLCVDHEQHSCLSIVEVTDRCNLTCPTCYAMSSPHYGRHRSLEEIEQMFDKIVESEGEPDVVQISGGEPTIHPDFFKILDIAKTKPIKHLMLNTNGIRIANDPGFAEQLATYAPEFEIYLQFDSFRPSVLEKFRGKDLTDVRKKAIDKLNALNLSTTLVVVLEKGTNDDEIGKILEYALQQRCVRGVTFQPVEIAGRNATDAQQHKMTLTEVRQEILNQYSLLDPHDIIPVPCNPDALAMGYILKIGDERIPLTRHIDPAILLNNQSRNTIVYEQDKGVQMQLLDIFSTGISVDKVKPKVNQLLCCLPEVCAPDLDYDNLFRIIIMNFMDAYDFDVRAVKKSCVHIVNKDLKLIPFETMNLFYRDDKIKRLEELKLSDAIRF, encoded by the coding sequence ATGCCAGTAAAAAACTATACGTACTACGATTATACCATTAGCCTATGTCCAACATGCCTTTCGCGTGTGGGTGCCAAGATTATTATCGAGGATGAACAGGTATTTATGACCAAAAACTGTCCCGATCATGGTTTTTTCAAAACGCTGATTGCGACGGATGTTGACTATTATAAGAACATTCGGAATTATAATAAAGCCTCCGAAACACCGTTGAAATTTGACAACGAAGTACATTATGGCTGCCCATACGATTGCGGTTTATGTGTAGATCACGAGCAGCATAGCTGCTTGTCCATTGTTGAGGTGACCGACCGTTGTAATTTGACCTGCCCAACTTGTTACGCCATGTCGTCGCCCCACTACGGACGACATCGCTCGCTGGAAGAGATTGAACAGATGTTTGACAAAATCGTCGAAAGTGAGGGTGAACCAGATGTGGTTCAGATCAGCGGTGGAGAGCCAACCATACACCCTGATTTTTTTAAGATTTTAGACATTGCGAAGACAAAACCTATTAAGCATCTCATGCTCAATACGAATGGTATCCGAATTGCCAATGATCCTGGTTTTGCTGAGCAACTCGCCACCTATGCGCCTGAATTTGAAATCTATCTCCAGTTTGATTCTTTTCGCCCATCCGTGCTCGAAAAGTTTCGGGGCAAAGATCTCACGGATGTCCGAAAAAAGGCCATTGACAAATTAAATGCGCTCAATCTGAGTACAACATTGGTTGTGGTCTTAGAAAAGGGAACCAATGATGATGAAATTGGTAAAATCTTGGAGTACGCTTTACAACAGCGATGTGTACGCGGGGTAACTTTTCAACCGGTGGAAATTGCCGGGCGAAATGCGACCGATGCACAGCAGCATAAAATGACACTGACCGAGGTGCGTCAGGAAATTCTGAATCAATATTCCCTATTGGATCCACATGATATTATTCCTGTTCCTTGTAATCCTGATGCGTTGGCGATGGGTTATATCCTGAAGATAGGCGATGAGCGGATACCCTTGACCCGGCATATTGATCCGGCTATTTTATTAAATAACCAATCGCGCAATACCATTGTCTATGAACAGGACAAAGGTGTTCAGATGCAATTGCTGGATATATTTAGTACCGGAATTTCGGTGGATAAGGTAAAGCCAAAAGTAAACCAGTTACTTTGCTGTTTGCCAGAAGTGTGCGCACCTGATCTTGATTACGACAATCTTTTCCGCATTATCATTATGAATTTTATGGATGCCTACGATTTTGATGTTCGTGCTGTTAAGAAATCTTGTGTCCACATCGTCAATAAAGACTTGAAGTTGATTCCTTTTGAGACGATGAATTTATTTTATCGTGATGATAAAATAAAACGGCTGGAAGAACTAAAACTCTCCGATGCTATTCGATTTTAA
- a CDS encoding prolipoprotein diacylglyceryl transferase family protein: MLVLIEFPVTIDLFGKTFLLHPFMEGLGMFIGMRYYQLLKWKDEESLGHTNSLLIVIAAGLGALIGSHIIGSLERPAELLNATHKWTYIWVNNTIIGGLAGGLVAVEGMKKIMGKKESTGDRMVFPLITAIVIGRIGCFYTGVFEQTYGLPTTSPLGMYLGDAYKRHPVALYEIAFLLLLFVTLQLFKRRYNYRNGVLFQLFMLSYFSFRFLLDFIKPRAIILLRLSTIQITCIVVIIYYIYLLKNERLIKK; encoded by the coding sequence ATGCTTGTGCTAATTGAATTTCCGGTTACGATAGATTTGTTTGGAAAAACATTTCTCTTACATCCTTTTATGGAAGGGTTGGGGATGTTTATAGGGATGCGTTATTACCAACTGCTCAAGTGGAAGGATGAGGAAAGTTTAGGGCATACCAATTCACTTCTTATTGTTATTGCTGCCGGCTTAGGCGCTTTAATCGGCTCGCATATTATCGGGTCCCTCGAGCGTCCGGCTGAGTTGCTCAATGCGACACATAAATGGACCTACATCTGGGTGAATAATACGATAATCGGTGGTTTGGCAGGAGGTTTGGTTGCTGTAGAAGGGATGAAAAAGATCATGGGTAAAAAAGAAAGTACCGGGGATCGGATGGTCTTTCCTTTAATTACCGCAATTGTCATTGGCAGGATAGGATGTTTTTACACGGGTGTATTCGAGCAGACCTACGGTTTACCCACTACCTCTCCATTGGGGATGTACTTGGGCGATGCCTACAAACGGCATCCAGTTGCGCTGTATGAAATCGCATTTTTGCTGCTTTTATTTGTAACGCTCCAACTTTTTAAACGACGATACAATTATCGAAATGGTGTGTTGTTTCAGCTTTTTATGCTTAGTTATTTTAGTTTTCGTTTCCTTTTGGACTTTATTAAGCCACGGGCAATTATACTTTTGCGGCTAAGTACCATACAAATTACCTGCATCGTGGTGATAATTTATTATATTTATTTATTAAAAAATGAACGTTTAATCAAAAAATAG
- the lysA gene encoding diaminopimelate decarboxylase, whose amino-acid sequence MINTGIAAKFAEKETPFYYYDLHVLNKTLEAAHAASHKRGFHVHYALKANFNDELLKAIQAVGFGADCVSGNEVKKAIECGFDSKKVTFAGVGKSDKEINYALDQNIFAFNVESIQELEVINELASKKGVKANVALRINPNVDAHTHHYITTGLDENKFGVPNADLEKCAAVLKKCESIELVGLHFHVGSQITDMTVFKSLCVKVNEWKNWFEERGTQIRVLNVGGGLGIDYKNPDGNTIPDFEAYFDIFDRFLERTAQQEVHFELGRALVAQCGSLVSRVLYVKNGVKKNFLVLDAGMTELMRPALYQAYHKIENISAVDTVESINYDVVGPICESSDCFGKEVPLPVSKRGDLIAIRSAGAYGEVMASRYNLREEIRFVYSNQL is encoded by the coding sequence ATGATAAATACAGGTATCGCGGCGAAGTTTGCAGAGAAAGAAACGCCGTTTTATTATTATGATCTGCATGTGTTAAACAAGACCCTGGAGGCTGCGCATGCTGCTTCGCACAAACGGGGATTTCATGTTCATTATGCATTAAAGGCCAATTTTAATGACGAGTTATTGAAGGCGATTCAAGCGGTCGGCTTTGGTGCGGATTGTGTGAGCGGCAATGAGGTGAAGAAAGCCATTGAATGTGGCTTTGATTCCAAAAAAGTTACTTTTGCAGGAGTTGGTAAATCCGATAAGGAAATCAATTACGCGCTCGATCAAAATATCTTCGCGTTTAATGTTGAATCCATTCAGGAGCTTGAGGTCATCAATGAGCTTGCCTCAAAGAAAGGTGTAAAAGCGAATGTAGCTTTACGGATCAATCCAAACGTGGATGCACATACCCATCATTATATTACAACAGGGCTTGATGAAAACAAATTTGGTGTGCCCAATGCCGATTTGGAAAAATGTGCAGCCGTGCTTAAAAAATGTGAGTCTATTGAATTGGTAGGTCTTCATTTTCACGTCGGTTCACAGATTACGGATATGACCGTATTCAAAAGCCTGTGTGTGAAAGTCAATGAATGGAAAAACTGGTTTGAAGAACGCGGTACACAAATCCGTGTATTGAATGTCGGTGGCGGATTGGGGATAGATTATAAAAATCCGGATGGAAATACAATTCCCGATTTTGAAGCCTATTTTGATATTTTCGACCGCTTCCTGGAGCGTACAGCACAGCAAGAAGTGCACTTTGAATTGGGACGGGCTTTGGTTGCGCAATGCGGAAGCTTGGTAAGCCGTGTCTTGTATGTCAAAAATGGTGTCAAGAAGAATTTCTTGGTATTGGATGCCGGAATGACTGAATTAATGCGCCCGGCCTTGTATCAGGCCTATCATAAAATTGAGAATATCAGTGCGGTGGACACTGTAGAATCCATTAACTATGATGTGGTTGGACCTATCTGTGAATCTTCAGATTGTTTTGGTAAGGAAGTGCCACTTCCGGTCTCAAAACGTGGCGACTTAATTGCCATTCGTTCTGCAGGCGCCTATGGCGAAGTGATGGCTTCGCGTTATAACCTCCGTGAGGAAATACGGTTTGTGTATAGCAATCAGCTTTAA
- a CDS encoding aspartate kinase — MKVLKFGGTSVGSAARIKGLLDIVNPAERQIVVLSAVAGTTNALVEIGQAYTAGKKDEAKELVKKHKDKYEDLIKELFSTEQGYKNGKELIDYHFNLISTLANELFTPIEEKVILAQGELMSTALWHFYLNEIGVKSVLLPALDFMKIDEDNEPMVDYIGEKLSHILAQSPENTLFITQGFICRNSFGEIDNLRRGGSDYTASLIGAAIRVEEVQIWTDIDGMHNNDPRVVKGTTPIAHLSFDEAAELAYFGAKILHPQSVFPAQKYNVPVRLLNTMEPNAKGTLISKDGAQKGCIRAIAAKDGITAIHIHSSRMLLAYGFLRRVFEIFERYKTPIDMITTSEVAVSLTIDDTTNLADIIKEVEDFGSVTVDGDQTIVCVVGDFGLNSHGYAARVLDAVKHLPVRMISYGGSDFNVSILLNSDHKTEALRSLHNRLF, encoded by the coding sequence ATGAAAGTTTTAAAATTTGGTGGTACTTCCGTGGGGAGTGCAGCACGTATCAAAGGGTTGTTGGATATTGTAAACCCTGCTGAACGTCAGATCGTCGTGTTGTCCGCAGTTGCTGGAACGACAAATGCTTTGGTTGAAATCGGTCAAGCTTACACAGCAGGTAAGAAGGACGAAGCTAAAGAGTTGGTCAAGAAGCATAAGGATAAGTACGAAGACCTTATTAAAGAACTTTTCAGTACTGAACAGGGATATAAAAATGGTAAAGAATTGATCGATTACCATTTTAACCTGATTTCTACCTTGGCCAACGAATTGTTTACACCGATCGAGGAGAAAGTTATTTTAGCACAAGGCGAATTGATGTCTACCGCTTTATGGCATTTTTACCTGAATGAAATTGGCGTAAAATCCGTGCTGTTGCCAGCCCTGGACTTTATGAAAATTGATGAAGACAATGAGCCTATGGTTGATTACATTGGCGAAAAGCTAAGCCATATTTTGGCCCAGAGTCCAGAAAATACCCTATTTATCACGCAAGGTTTTATTTGCCGTAATTCTTTTGGTGAAATTGATAATTTGCGCCGTGGAGGTTCAGATTATACGGCTTCCTTGATCGGGGCAGCAATCCGTGTCGAGGAAGTTCAGATCTGGACTGACATCGACGGGATGCACAACAATGATCCCCGTGTTGTCAAAGGAACCACACCGATTGCACATCTAAGCTTTGATGAAGCTGCGGAGCTGGCTTATTTTGGTGCTAAAATCTTACATCCACAATCGGTGTTCCCAGCGCAAAAATATAACGTTCCAGTTCGGTTGTTGAATACGATGGAACCCAATGCAAAAGGGACATTGATCAGTAAAGACGGTGCGCAGAAAGGTTGTATTCGTGCTATAGCAGCGAAAGACGGTATCACAGCAATTCATATCCATTCGTCGAGAATGCTACTTGCCTACGGTTTCCTGCGCCGTGTCTTTGAAATATTCGAGCGTTATAAAACACCAATCGATATGATCACAACTTCGGAAGTGGCGGTGTCTTTGACGATTGATGATACCACAAATTTGGCGGATATTATCAAAGAAGTGGAAGATTTTGGTTCAGTAACAGTGGATGGTGATCAGACCATTGTATGCGTTGTAGGGGATTTTGGTTTGAATAGCCATGGCTATGCCGCTCGCGTACTTGATGCTGTAAAACACCTTCCAGTTCGTATGATTTCGTATGGTGGTTCAGACTTTAACGTCTCTATTCTATTGAATTCAGATCATAAAACTGAAGCATTACGTTCATTGCACAATCGTTTATTTTAA
- a CDS encoding D-2-hydroxyacid dehydrogenase → MKILANDGIDPLGKKMLEDAGHSVDTTHIPQEELPEKLLAYDAITVRSATKVRQALIDGCPNLKVIGRGGVGMDNIDVEYARSKGIAVVNTPAASSLSVAELVFAHLLNGVRFLYDANRKMPVEGNTKFGALKKAYGAGTELRGKTIGIVGFGRIGREVAKIAIGLGMDVVYTDLFEGPKALTITLSGGIQVDVPIQQVEMDELLKVSDFISLHVPFLDKPAIGAAEFPLLKDGVGLVNASRGGVIDELELVKALDSGKVAFAGLDVFDNEPSPREEILKHPKISLTPHIGAATNEAQERIGEELAGLLIENLKK, encoded by the coding sequence ATGAAAATATTAGCGAATGACGGTATCGATCCACTAGGAAAAAAAATGCTGGAAGATGCCGGTCATAGTGTAGATACAACGCATATTCCACAAGAAGAGCTTCCAGAAAAGCTTCTTGCTTATGACGCAATCACGGTACGTAGCGCAACTAAAGTGCGTCAGGCCCTGATTGATGGCTGCCCTAATTTGAAAGTTATCGGCCGTGGTGGAGTAGGCATGGATAATATTGACGTAGAATATGCCCGTTCAAAAGGCATCGCTGTTGTCAATACCCCGGCGGCATCTTCGCTATCCGTTGCTGAGCTGGTGTTTGCTCACCTATTGAATGGTGTCCGCTTCTTATACGATGCCAACAGAAAAATGCCAGTTGAGGGCAACACAAAATTTGGCGCCCTTAAAAAAGCTTATGGTGCCGGTACGGAGCTTCGTGGTAAGACGATCGGTATCGTTGGATTTGGCCGTATCGGTCGTGAAGTTGCCAAAATCGCCATTGGTCTAGGGATGGATGTGGTTTATACGGATTTGTTCGAAGGACCAAAAGCGTTGACCATAACACTTTCAGGTGGTATCCAGGTTGACGTGCCTATTCAACAAGTGGAGATGGACGAGCTATTGAAAGTTTCAGATTTTATCTCTTTACACGTTCCATTTTTGGATAAACCAGCGATTGGAGCTGCAGAGTTCCCATTATTGAAAGATGGTGTAGGCTTAGTCAATGCTTCTAGAGGTGGCGTTATTGATGAGTTGGAATTGGTGAAAGCATTGGATTCGGGCAAGGTAGCATTTGCTGGTTTAGATGTATTCGACAACGAACCTAGTCCACGTGAGGAGATTTTGAAACATCCGAAAATTTCATTGACGCCACATATTGGAGCGGCAACTAATGAAGCTCAAGAAAGAATCGGCGAAGAATTGGCCGGTCTACTGATCGAAAACTTGAAGAAGTAA